TGGTATTTCCAATGCTTTTAGAGCATTATCATAACCTTTTCTTAAATCATTATGAACTTTGAACTTATCTCCAATAGAAGAAACTTTCACCTGTACTATAAGAATGCCATCTTCTTTTTTTTCAATGTTTAAAATATCTAGTTGTGCGCCTTGATTTTCAAGTTCTGCGTTCTTAAAGGCAGTAGAAAAAGCTTTCCAATTAATACCGTGATAGAAAACTAAATTTATTGTTTCCAAAGTTTTGCGAAGAATTTTGCTAAAATCTCCAGGCAAAAAATTTCCGTAAATAGGACAACGTTCTTTATGAGCGTCTTGTAGATAAACATAATCGCAGACTATATTATCAACATTCGTGGCTGTGCTAATATTCCAGTCTTCCAAACAAGCTTCTGTAAATAGTGCCTCAGAAAAGTTTGTATTCAGTGCTTGAACTCTAATCAATTTCGCTGCTTTCAAGTTAGCCTGACTGAAATTAGCCCTGCTTAGGTTAGTTTCAATAAGTTCAGCACTATCAAAGTTAGCCTGACTAAAACTTGCTTTGTACAAATCAGCACCACTGAGATTAGCCCCTGAGAGGTTAGCTCCATCAAAATTTGCTCTCCTTATTTTAGACTCTCTTAGGTCGGCTCCACTTAAATTAGCACCACTCAAATGAGCGCCACAAAGATTAGCGCCTCTGAGGTAAGCTCCGCTCAGATTCACTTCGCTAAGATTGCGGTTATCTGCTCCTTTATTAAAAATTTCCCAAACCAAATACCACTTCTGACCGATAACTGTTTCCCGGTTAATCTTAGCTCCTTTCAAATTTGCTCCACTAAGATTAGCCCCATCAAGGTTAGCCCCACTCAGATCCACTTCGCTAAAATCTGCCTGATACAAGTCAGCACCACTGAGGTTAGCCCTACTCAGATTCACTCCTTTAAAATCAACCCCACAGAGATTGATGTTAGGTATGTCAACATTAGCGAGGTCTGGTTTGATTTCAGGATTTTCCCTTCGCCACTTATTCCAAACCGTTTTTACGCCTTGCCTTAGCAAAGCCCAATGTTCGTCATTTGCCATTGTTAGCTCACCTCTGATAAAACTTTAACAGTGACCAGTGACCAGTGACCAGTGATCAGTGACCAGGTAATTAGAAATTAATTTCTTTGACCTGACAAATTCCAGGACTTTATTAAAGATTGAGATATCCGCACTTATTATCTACAGCTTGAGCATTCAATATTCCAGATTTGGTCATAAGCACCAACCACTAACAATGACAGGCGAGACGCCTGTCCTACACCACTAACGATAGCGATTCTCACTTGAATGAAGTACAGATTTATCTGCGTTCGTCTGCGTGTATCTGCAGTTCCATAACTTTTTTATGTATTGCACCCAATTGAAAAGCGCTATGTTAACAATGACAGGCGAGACGCCTGTCCTACACTACTAACAACTAACAACTAACTACTAACCACTAACCCTTATTAATTTCTATCTGCCCAAAAATCTGTCTTTAACTCATTGGTTATATCAATTATTTGCAGGGGATATTTTGGTCTTTTTCCATTGTGTACCACTTCCGTTTTAAACTTTTCTACATTAATTTTAATCTTGACTAATTTCCAGATAGCTTCTTCCCGTACATATTGGAGGTCAAAGTCCAGCATTGAGGGATAGCCCATAACGTCAGGAACTTGTCCTCGCAATTGCAGCCAATTATTTTCGTTAATGTCTGGAGCCTGTACAAAATGAATCCGACCTGCAACAATACCTGATAAGCTAAACCTTTTCCCAAGAAAATCTTTAAAAGCTGATTCAAGTTCGACAATGCTAGTTTGCTGTTGCCATAGGGATGAGATAGAATCGTAAAAGCGTGTAAAGTTATTTGTTTCTACAGTGTCATAGAAAGACATTAAAGTATCGTAAGCAAGTTGCTTAGCTTGAATTTCTGTAGGTATTACAGGCTTTATACGTGTACCATCTTCAATCAACCCACT
This genomic interval from Scytonema hofmannii PCC 7110 contains the following:
- a CDS encoding pentapeptide repeat-containing protein, giving the protein MANDEHWALLRQGVKTVWNKWRRENPEIKPDLANVDIPNINLCGVDFKGVNLSRANLSGADLYQADFSEVDLSGANLDGANLSGANLKGAKINRETVIGQKWYLVWEIFNKGADNRNLSEVNLSGAYLRGANLCGAHLSGANLSGADLRESKIRRANFDGANLSGANLSGADLYKASFSQANFDSAELIETNLSRANFSQANLKAAKLIRVQALNTNFSEALFTEACLEDWNISTATNVDNIVCDYVYLQDAHKERCPIYGNFLPGDFSKILRKTLETINLVFYHGINWKAFSTAFKNAELENQGAQLDILNIEKKEDGILIVQVKVSSIGDKFKVHNDLRKGYDNALKALEIPSHTQVENQEQEINRLFHLI